CTCGTCGATGGTCAGCGTCTCAACGTCCATGGTTTCGATGGTGAGCTCTTCGACGGTGACCTCGTCAGCGTCCTCGTCGATGAGGTCGAGTTCGTCGTCGGCCTCATCGTCCATCTCGTCTTCGTCGTCGACGCCGACGTCATCGTCCTCGTCCATCTCGTCCTCATCGTCGTCCTGAACGAGGGCATCAGTTTCCGCCTCGTCGGCGTCGTCGTCGAGGGCGTCATCCTCGTCGTCCGCATCAGCGTCCTCGAGTTCCTCGTCCTCGCTGATTTCGAGGTCCTCGATGGAGACGTCCTCGAGTTCGAGGTGCTCGATCTCGATGTCCGAGATCGTCACTTCTTCCTCGTCAGCGTCGTCGTCGACGCCGACGTCATCTTCTTCTTCGTCGTCGGCCATGTCGTCGTCATCGTCCTGAATTGCAGCGTCGGTCGCTGCCTCGTCAGTATCGTCGTCTTCGTCGTCAGCCGCGTCGTCATCAGCTTCGTCGAGTTCATCCTGAAGCGCTTGCGTGTCAGCGTCGAGTTCCTCGACGTTCAGCTCCTCTATCGTCGCGTTCTCGATCGTAACGTTATCGAGTTCGAGTGTTTCGACTTCCGTATCTTGAAGCGTTACGCTCATCTCGCCAGCATCGTCGCTCGCTCCTGATGATGCGCCTGCGAGGGCGGGACCTCCCGAAAGGGCGACCATCAGCGCGACGAACACTACACCGAGTTTCTGCGATCGTGAATCCATGCACTCTGTGCTACTGGCGGATAACGGCTAAAACGAGGCGACTGTTACGAGATTGTCTCGGGGAAAGTCACAGTTTGAAACCGTGCAACAGTCCCTAATCCGTGGTTCATCCTGTCGTCTGAAAGGACAGTATTCATCTGGGTCTGGCTACCGATTGCTGAGAAATTGCCCTTGTGCCTGCGCTCGCCACCATCTTATCGTAACCGCCCGTGATCGGGCGTCTACCGCGATGTTCGTATGTCAGGGAACGATCGAATTACGGCTCCTCGACAGTCGTCCGTCGAAAACCGTCATGACTTACGTCGGACGGTCCAACAGCCGACCAATGCGCGAGTGCTTCGAAGTCCGGGATACCGACGCCGGCGGGCGAATCGGCGAACTCACCGTCCCGAGAGCAGACGTTACCGTCGAGACACCGGCGCTCCTGCCGGTGATTAATCCGAATCTGGATACGATCGCTCCCCGTCGACTCGCCACGGAGTTCGGCGCCGAGATCCTCATCACGAACTCGTATATCATCCACGAGACCGAAGACGTCCGCGAGCGCGCCCTCGAGGACGGGCTTCACGAGTTACTCGAGTTCCCCGGCGCGATCATGACCGACTCGGGCTCCTTTCAGCTCTCCGAGTACGGCGACATCGACGTCACGACCGAGGAGATCCTCGAGTTCCAGCGCGAGATCGGCTCCGATATCGCCACGCCGGTCGACATCCCGACGCCGCCGGACGTCGACCGCGAGCGCGCCGAGGCCGAACTCGAGACGACCCAGGAACGCCTCGAACTCGCCGAGACCGTCGAGACGGGCGACATGCTCGTGTCGGCACCGGTCCAGGGGTCGACGTATCCGGACCTCCGTGAGGCGGCCGGTCGTCACGCCGATTCCACCTCGCTCGACGTCTTCCCCGTCGGCGCGGTCGTCCCGCTGATGAACGACTACCGCTACGACGACATGATCGACGTCGTCGCCGCCGCCAAGCGCGGCCTTGGTGCCGACGCGCCGGTCCACCTCTTCGGTGCCGGCCACCCGATGATGTTCGCACTCGCCGCCGCGATGGGCTGTGACCTGTTCGACTCTGCCGCCTACGCGCTCTACGCCCGCGACGATCGCTATCTCACGGTTCGAGGGACCCGTCACCTCGACGACCTCGACTACCTGCCCTGTTCGTGTCCCGTCTGTACCGAACACTCGCCCGACGACCTCCGCGCGCTCCCCGACGACGAGCGCGAGTCCGAACTCGGCGCGCACAACCTCCACGTCACCTTCGAGGAGATCCGCCGAATAAAACAGGCCATCCGCGCGGGCAACTTGCTCGAACTCGTCGAGCAGCGCGCTCGCGCCCACCCGACGATGCTCGACGGCTACCGCACCCTGCTCGATCACGCCGCCCAACTCGAGCGGAGCGACCCCGTCTCCAAGGGCTCTTTCTTCTATACCTCCGCCGAGAGCGCACGGCGGCCGGAAGTCCTGCGCCACCACCGGCGCCTCGAGCGACTCGCCGTCCCCGACTCGCTGCTCGTCACCGAGGGGAGTTCCCCGCGCGGCGACGAGTACGACGACTCCTGGCGCGTCGAGCCGCCGTTCGGTCCGTTCCCCCGCTCACTCTCGAAGAGTTACCCGCTCACCGCCGAGGTGCCCGACCGGACGGACCGCGAAGCGCTCGAGGCCGCAGCAGACGGCGTCGCTCGGCTCGCGGCGGCGAATCCGGACGCCGACATCACCCTCGGACACCGTGGCTGGCCGACCGGCGTCCTCGGTCGCCTCCCAGCAAACGTGGCGGTAATCGATCTCTCCGACACCCAGACGTAATTGTACGAAAAACTCACGGCGGGTGAGGATACAATCGGACAGTGTCAACCGTTGTCTATGAGATGATCCCGTTCTAGAAGTGTACCAGACAGTATATTCTGAACAGGTACGAAGGTTCAGTTGTGCCCGATCTGTCCACAACTAATCTCGTTATTGGATTGTTCGTCGTCATCGTTCTCGGGAGTGTCGGGCTGTTCGTCATCGACGCCGACTCGACGACACCCGATCCCGCCGCGTTCGACGATACGGTTCAGGACGGGCTCACGTTCGAGGCAGAGCTCGCACTCGGTGACGACGTCGAACTGCCTCGCATGCAGGTATTTTACTCGCAGTATCAGTACGTCGTCGGCTACTACGGCGTCGAGACGTTTGTCGAGGCCCAGCGACAGCCGGAACACGAACAGCGGTTCGGCTATCCGCAGACGACGTACGTCACCGACTACAGCGACACCAGTGTCGAGTTGACGGACGAGGGGTATCCAACCACGGAGGCACAGCCGGGGTGGACCGACGCCGAAGCGGCGTGGTTCGTCGTCGGCAGTGACGCGGAGACGCCGGCTGGAGAAACCGTCGTGCCGTTTGCCGATCAGAACGAGGCGACGTCGTTCGCCAACGAATACGGAGGCAGCGTCCACGACTGGGAGTCGGTCCTCGAGGTCGAGTTCGAGCACGACGACGCAACGGTCGCACGCGACCGAATCGACGACCGCCAGCAACTGGCCGACGAACGGATCGAGACTGCCGATCCGCTCACGGACCGGCCGACGTCGCTGACCGTCGGTGAGGATACGGAAACCGTCCAGGAGGCGCTCGAAGAGGCACCCGATAACACGACCATCGTGATCCCCGAGGGGACCTACGAGGAGACGCTCGAGATCGAGCGACCGGTTACGCTCGCCGGCAACGGTAACGTGACGCTTCGCGGTGATGGAAACGGGTCGGTTGTCACGGTCACCGCCGATCGAGTGGCGATCGAAGGCGTCGATATCGACGGCGTCGGGAACGTCACGAGAGGGGGCGACGAGCTTCCGGTCGATATCGACGACGAGGAGTGGGACGCGGCGTTCGTTCAAAATTACGCCGGCACCGACGCCGGAGTCGCGGCCTACACCGCCGACGAACTTCTGGTTCAGGACGTCGACATCGACACACCTGCAAGCGGGATAATCGCCTACGATAGTACCGATGCCGTCGTTCGAAACGTCACGGTTTTCGGACCCGACGACCCGACGAACGGACTCGCCGGCGTGCTGGCGTTTCAGTCCTCAGCGGTAGTCGAGAACTCGACGATCCACGGGACACCCAACGGTGTGTACCTCTACCGTTCTCCGACGACGGTCGTCCGTTCGAACACGCTAGCGGGCAACCAGTTGGGGATCCATCTGATGCACACGGACGATACGCTCCTCGCGGACAACGAGTTGCGAGACCAGCACAACACCGGACTCTACATCATGACCGGTCCGGAACGAAACGCGGTCGTCGGAAACTCGTTCCACGACGCGCCAGTCGGTCTCAACGTCGTCGGGACCAACACGTACGTCGCGGACAACTTCGTCGAAGGTGCCGAAATCGGGATGCGTATCGGCACGACGTCCTCGATCTACGAGGGTAACGTCATCGCCGGCAACGACATGGGAGTACGCGTCACGGCCACGCTCCCGACGAATCAGGTTACCGGGAACGACTTCGTCGGAAACGACGAGCACGCCATCGCCGGTACCGGGTCGCTACGGATCTGGAGCGACGGTAACACCGGAAATTACTGGCAAGGGGGTGCTGGAGTCGCCGACGGCAATCGGTCTGATCGGTCGTACACGCCGACCAACCCCATCGACAGCCAGTTACACGTGACCGACGGAACGCCGACGCTCGTCCGAGCACCGGCACTCAAGGCGCTTGCCGGCCTCGAAGGGTCGGTGCCCGGAATGCGAACCGGGAGTATCGTCGACCAGGCACCGGCCTGCGAGCCAACCAATCCGGAGCGACTCGAGGGGACCGAGTGGGACGCCCACGCCTGGCCCTGCTACGAGACGACGCGAACGACCAATGACTGACGCACACCCAACACTCGAGGCAGACGGCATCGATCACGACTACGGGACAGTCTCCGTCCTAGAAGACGTTTCAGCGACCGTACCTCGTGGAGCGGTAACGGCTCTGATCGGGCCGAACGGCTCGGGCAAGACGACGCTAATTCGTGCACTTGCCGGACTCCACGAGCCTACGGGAGGGACAATCACATATCACGGGCCTGAGACTGCCCGCCGAATCGGGTATCTTCCACAGCATCCTGCATTCCGACCCGGATTCACGTGTCGGGAGACGCTTCGGTTTTACGCGTCACTCGTCGGTGCCGGTGACTCGGCCGCGATGAAACACCTGGACCGTGTTGGGCTCGTGGATGCAGCCGATCGACCCGTCGAGGCGCTCTCCGGTGGGATGACACGACTGCTCGGGATCGCACAGGCGACGATCGGCGATCCGCCCGTCGTCGTGCTCGACGAACCCGGGAGCGGACTGGACCCGGGGATGAGCGCCCACGTCTTCGACGTCGCAGCCGACCTCGCCGACGACGGCATCGCGGTCCTGTTGAGCTCCCACGACCTGGAACTCGTCGAACGCGTCGCCGACCAGGTACTGGTGCTCTCCGACGGACAGATCGTCCAGCGAGGATCCACGACGGCCCTCGAGGCTCGATACGGCGTCGACTCGCTGTGGTCGGTTTACGAGAACGCCATCGGGGGCGACCTCGACACCGTTCGCGTCCAGGGTGGGCACGCATGACCGAGGACGGAGCGGCGGCCAGCCGGGACGAACGGGCCCCGACCGACCACCAACCACCGACGGCTCCGGGATCGATGCGACTCCTCGAGACGATCGTCCGGCGAGAACTGCAAACGCTCGCCCGCACCCGGACGTTCTACGTGCTCGCGATTGCGTTCGCCGCCGTCGTACTGGGCATCGCCTGGGTCGGCGAGAGTGTGCGAGCGGGCTACGTTCCGACGCTGGTCGACCTGCTCACTCCACTGGAATTGCTCGTCCCAGTTGTCGCCGTCGCGTTCGGATACCGTGCCATCCTCGGCGACGAGCAGCGGGGTGAACTGGACGTCCTGGAGACGTATCCCGTCTCGAGTCGCGAGATCGTCCTCGGCGTCTACATCGGGCGGGCGATCGGCCTCCTCACCGTCGTCGTCGTCCCGCTCGTCCTCGCCGGGCTCGCCGTCGCGGTCACCGAGAGCGACGTCCTAACGATCTACGCCTCGCACGCGGGCGCTGACTCCCCGATCCTGTTTGCCCGGTTCGTCGTCCTGACTGCGCTGTTCGCGCTGGCGGTGCTCGGCGTTGCCATCGCGATTTCGGCGATCGTAAGCGGGACGCGAAGCGCACTCGCTCTCGCGGTTGTCGCGCTCGTCGTCCTTCTGGTCGGCCTGGACCTCGCGCTCGCATACGGGTTCTCCGCCGGGATAATCGGCGACGGCGGACTCGTCCACTCGCTCGCGCTCAGTCCGCTCAGCGCCTACCGGGGGCTCGTCTTCGAGAGCGCCGTCGTCGTCGCCGCGGGTACCGGCCCGGCGGTCGCCGCGCCCGTCTCGAGTCTCGTGAGTCTCGTCGTCTGGACGGCCGGCTCGCTCGCGCTCGCGACGTGGGCCGTAAATCGGTGACATCGCCTCGGAAACCGTCTTCTCGAAAACAGTGACTGCGCCGCGTCGCCGCGCTTACATCAGGGACATGATGAGGTCCTGCGTCACCTCATCGTGGTCGTAGAGTTCGCCGCCGTACTCCGCCTGAAAGTCGTCGGCTTCGTCGGCGTCGCTGAACGGAATCAGCGAGCCTCCCATCGCCCCCTCCACCTCGCTGTCGCCGACCAGGGTGAGCTCCGTTGCGTTGCCAAAAGCGTCGGCCTCGAGGTGTCGAGTTGGCACGGGTGCGTCATCGCCGTCTTCGATCTCGTAGTCGACCGCCGAGTAGTCGGTCAGGTAGGTGACGGTCGGTTCGGCCTCGCCCTCGTTGTCGAAGGTAAACGCGTACGTACACAGCGAACTGCAGAACTGTGCCGGACGGTCCTCGTCGAGGTCCTCGTCGAAGACTTCCGTCGGTTCCTCGTAGTGTGTCTGGCCGGCCGGACCGGGGTGGCTTCCGATCCGCATCGTACAGTTATCACAGTCCTGATCATCGTCGATCTCGATCGCGTCTGGAACGCTGGCCTCCTCGCCGTCGAGGCAGCCGGCGACCGCGCCGAGACAGACTGTCCCAACGCTGCCCAGGACGGTTCGTCGAGTCACGATCCGACCGGTCGTGTCGGTTGAATCCATACTCGAGATTGGAAGTCCCGAGGTAAACCTAATCTGGTCTAATTCACGAAACTGACCGTCAGAACCGCTCACAGTGGGTTCGTCTTCGATAGTCCTACCAGACGCTACTTGATCGGGTCGTCCTTAGAGACGACCGATGCACCGACGATCGATTCTCGCTACAGGCGCAAGCGTCGGCACCGGGCTCGTTGCAGGCTGTCTGACCGAGCGAATCGCCGGCGACGAGACGGCCGACGAGGCAGTACTCGAGCCGCCGGAGGAGGAACACGCACACGGCGACGACTACGCGTACCCGACGTACGGCGATCCGTTTCCGACCATCGAACTCCAGGATCCGCTGGCGGAGACGACCGTCGATACCGGGACGATCGACGACGAGTGTCTGGTCTGTACCGCGTTCTACGCGACGTGTCCGGCCGAGTGTATCCCCCTGATGAACGCCATCGCTACAGTTCAAGAACAGAGCGTCGAGCGGGAGATCGACGACGCGGTCCGATTCCTGGCGATCACCTTCGATCCGGACCGAGACACCCCCGAGGAACTCCGCGACCACGCCGCGATGGTCGAGGCCGACCTCGAACGGGGCAACTGGCACTACCTCCGACCGGCCGACGCCGCGGAGGCCGAGTCGGTCGTCAACGACGACCTCGGGATCCTCTACGAACGCGAGGGCGACGGACCGATGGCGGAGTTCGCCCACATTACGGTCACGTTCCTCGTCAACCCCGATGGCTACGTCGAACGGAGCTATCGGGGCGAGAGCCCGGACGTCGACCGGATCAGTGACGACCTCGAGGCGGTCGTCGACGCGATGGAATGACACAGACGTGTCACGACCCCGGGCTCGACCCGACCGCCGTCGAGCCCGTCGGACTCGTGGTCTTCGTCCTGATCGGGCTGTTCGGCGGGGCCCACTGTCTGGGGATGTGTGGCCCGCTCGTAACCACCTACGCGGATCGCCTCCGCGATGCAGGCGACGGGGCCCGGACTCGACGAGACGATACCGTCACGCTCCGGGCGGTTCGCCAGCACGCGCTGTTCAATCTCGGCCGAACGATTAGCTACGCGCTTCTCGGCGGGCTCTTCGGCCTCGTGGGCTCGCTCGTATTCGTCACGCCGCGGGCGGTTACCGGCGTCGTAACGGACATCCACGCAGTTGCCGGGATCGTCGTCGGCGGACTGATCGTCGCGATGGGGATCCACTACCTGTTCGGACGGGGCGTGTTCGGCGGCTCCGTCGGCACGTCGCTTTTCGACCCCGTTCTCGGTCGCGCACAGCGGTGGCTGCTCAAGCGCATCGACGCGTGGGTGAACGACGGCCGCATCCTCGGTCTGGGCGCGGCTCACGGGCTGTTCCCCTGTCCCATCCTCTATCCCGCCTTCCTCTACGCGTTCGTCCAGGGGTCGCCGATGGGCGGGGCCGCCGCACTGGCCGCCCTGGGCGCCGGGACGATTCCCGCGCTGTTCCTCTACGGGACGCTCTTTCAGTCGCTCAGCGTCGAACGGAGGATCGCGCTGCACCGCGTCCTCGGCCTGGTGTTCGTCGTGCTCGGCTACGTGCCGCTCCAGCACGGTCTCGCGGTCCTGGGCGTTCCCGCACCGTCGCTACCGATTCCCTACTATCAGCCGTTATAAAACAGGTAACACTGGACTCGATCCGATCTCGAATCGCCGCGTCGTCGGAACCGCTGAGAGGGCCATCCTACCGGGTTTCCAGTGGGACCACAGCAGGGTCGCGGTTGCATCGGTACCGACGGACAACGGGCCGTCTCAGGCTTCGGGCTGGGACGTGTCCGCGGCGACCCTGGCCGGTTCGGCTGCGAGCGTCCCGTCGATCGCGATCTCGAGGCAGTCACCGTGCGTAACGGTGATGTCGTGGCCGTCGTAGGTAAACTCGAGTTCGCCACATCGCGGGCCGCCGCGTCGCGTCGGCTCGAACAGCGCGTCCAGTGCATCGGGATCGATCCACTCGTAGAGCGGCGGGAGTTCGGTCGGAGCGACGCCGCGTCGCGTCGAAACTGCGGTGATGACCGCAATGCTCACGGACTCGTCGAACCCGTTGTCAGTGGAACCGATGGATGTGTTGTTCACGCCGTATCCAAACGGACGGGCAGATAAAAGGATGGCGTCGATACGACCACACTGACTGAATTATTCGAGCGATAGTTTTGTGCTTCAAACATTCGTGGCGTCTCAAGAGTCTTATCTATTCATTCGTCCGCCCCAAATTGTCATTGCGACGGTCTCGGCCAGGCAGACGGGCATCGCGACGGTGTCGCGAACGACGCCTGTCGGGGCGGCCGTGTCGATCCTGAACGACCACCGGCCGTCGACACCCAGCGATCGAACATCAGAACAGCAAAGGTGTCGGCGGCGTCTGGTTCGCGTATGCTCGGGGTCACGTCGCTCGTGCTCGGTTTGATCGTCTTCGTGCTGTTCGGGTCGTGGCTGGTCAGGCGATTCCGGGGCGGGAGCCAGTCGACAGCGCAACGGGAGTCGTACGAACGCCACAAGGACGCCCAGCAGCGCGAGCCCCCGGTCGATATCGGCGACGTCCGGGAGGTCGGCGTCCAGGAGTTCTCCGAACACCACTCCGGCGAGCAACAGGCCGTCTGCAAGATTGAGGGGTTCGTCGTCTTCGTCGAGGACATCCCGAGCGACGTCGCGGTCGGTGACGTCCTCGAGGTCAAGGTCCTCTCGTTCAACCGCGGTCACACCTCCGCGACGGCGACGTTCGTCGCTCGAGCCTGAGTGGCGAGGCGGTTCAACTCTCTTTTCGCGAAGCGCTTCCCCCTCATCCCGACAGCGAGACGAGCGTTGCGCCGACCACGACGACCAGCGCCGCGACGCCGACGGGCCAGGTGACGCGCTCGAGTCGCCGCGGCAGGAACAGCACCGAGAGAACCACCACGAGCAGCGGCGTCAGCTGTAGTAAGGGCATGACTACGACCACGGGGGCGATCTCGAGGGCCGCGAAGTAGGCGACGAAGCCGACGGTCGTCGAGATCCCGCCCGCGACGAACCAACCGGTAGAGGCGGCGCGGATCGGTATCGGCCGTAACGAGTCGGTCCAGCGGAGGTAGCCGACGAAACCGACCGTCGCGACAACCGCCATGACGACGATTCCGGGCAGCGTCGGCGTTCCCGCGGCGAGCCCCATCGAGATGAAGATCGGCTCGATTCCGATGCAGGCGGCGGCGACCAGCGGCACGACGAGCGTCGCGCCGGTCTCCCGAATCGACTGCTCGGGACCCGTCGCGGCCGCGGTTTCCCACGAGACGACGGCGATGCCCGCGACGATCAGGACGATTCCGGCGAAGTGGACGGCCGTCAGTCGCTCCTCGAGAAAGACCACGGCGAACACCGTCGCGAAGAAGACGTTCGAGGCGATCACGGGCGACGTGAGGTTCGCGCCGATCTCCTGGATACTCTTGAACGTCAGCAGACGAGCGACGAACATCCCGGCGAGGCCGGCCGCGCCGAACGAGGCGACCGAGTAGGGCGTGAACAGATCCACGTAGGGCGGCGAGTACAGCACCAGCACGGGCGGCGTAAGCAGCGCGATGTTACAGCCCAGGACGACGAGCACTCCATCTGTGACCTCGCCGGTCTCCGTTCCGAGCCGTGCGAAAAGAAACTGTCCCGCAAACCCTACCGCGGCGACGCTCGCCAACAGTACGCCGAGCAGCGAGTCCGACACCTCGAGGACCATGCGCCCCGGTTTCGAGTGCGGGTGGATAACGGCACCGAACACCGATTCCGCTCGCACTCTCGATCCATCGATCGCTCGGACCACCGGCACCGTCGTTCGGAACGCACAGTCGAGCCCACGGGGCGAACCGCGACCGACAGCCTCTTTCACCCTCCCGCTCGCAGGTTCAGGTATGACCGATTATTTCGAAGTCCACGAGCGCGACGGGGCCGCTCGCGTGGGCGAACTCCGCCTCGAGTCGCCCGTGACGACCCCCGCGCTCGTCGACGACGTCCTCGAGGACGCGGGATCGCTCTGGAGCGCCGACCGGACCGTCCCCGATGGCGACGAGTCGACGCTCACCGTCCTCCCCCACCGGGCGTTCCCCGGCGGCACCGCCGCGGAAGTCCAGGATTCCTTCGCCGTCGACTCGCCCGACGTCGACTATCCGAGCGTCGCCGTCGTTTCGAGCGAGAGTGCGACGAATGAGGGGACGGACGCCTACGCCGTCTCCGACGTCCAGTCGGTCACGGGCCACGGCGCGGCGCTCGTCGAGGCCGTCGTGAACGTTCGCGAAGCGATTCCCGCCGACACCGCGCTGTACTTCTCCGGCGTCGCAACGCCGCGCAACGTCGCCGTGCTCGCTTACGCCGGCGTCGATCTCTTCGACGAGACCGCAGCCGTCGTGAAAGGGACCGAGGGCCGATACCTGACGACCGACGAGGCGTACTTCCTCGAGGACTTAGAGGAACTCCCCTGCTCGTGTCCGGCCTGCCAGCAGCCTCGCGAGGAGTTCACCCGCGAGGACTGCGCCGAGCACAACGCCAACGCGCTGCGAGCCGAACTCGGCATTGTGCGCCGTCGCATTCGAGACGGGCGGCTGCGAGATTACGTCGAAGGTCAGGCCCGCCAGGACCAGTGGCTCACCGCCTCGATGCGCGAACTCGACTCGCAGTGGGGCTACCTCGAGGAGCGCACGCCCATCCTGCGCGACGCTCAGATCAACGCCGCGACCTCGGATACGATTCGGCGCGTCGAGATCCAGCGCTACGCGGACCGGGTGACGAGCCGCTACCGAAATCGGTTCCAGAACCCGCTCGTGCTGGTCCCCTGCTCGGCGGCGAAACCCTACAGTGAGTCCCAGAGCCACCGCCAGTTCCACGACGCCATCCAGTGGCGCGGCCACCTCGTTTCGATGACGAGTCCGATCGGGGTCGTCCCCCAGGAACTCGAGACGACCTACCCGGCCCAACACTACGACACCGTGGTCACGGGCCGCTGGTCCGAAGAGGAGAAGCGATTCGTGAGCGACGTCTTACAGCGGTATCTCGAGCGCAACGACTACCCCGAAATCATCGCCCACGTTCCCGACGAGGGCTACCGCGATATCGTCGGCCGCGTCGAGGAGGAACTGGACCTCGAGGTCACCTACACCGTCCCCGAGGGCGGCCACCCGACCGACGAGGCGTCGCTCGCGAATCTCTCGAGTGCGCTGTCCGGCCAACTGAAGTACTCGAAACGGGAGCGCGAGCACAACACC
Above is a window of Natronorubrum tibetense GA33 DNA encoding:
- a CDS encoding NosD domain-containing protein, giving the protein MFVVIVLGSVGLFVIDADSTTPDPAAFDDTVQDGLTFEAELALGDDVELPRMQVFYSQYQYVVGYYGVETFVEAQRQPEHEQRFGYPQTTYVTDYSDTSVELTDEGYPTTEAQPGWTDAEAAWFVVGSDAETPAGETVVPFADQNEATSFANEYGGSVHDWESVLEVEFEHDDATVARDRIDDRQQLADERIETADPLTDRPTSLTVGEDTETVQEALEEAPDNTTIVIPEGTYEETLEIERPVTLAGNGNVTLRGDGNGSVVTVTADRVAIEGVDIDGVGNVTRGGDELPVDIDDEEWDAAFVQNYAGTDAGVAAYTADELLVQDVDIDTPASGIIAYDSTDAVVRNVTVFGPDDPTNGLAGVLAFQSSAVVENSTIHGTPNGVYLYRSPTTVVRSNTLAGNQLGIHLMHTDDTLLADNELRDQHNTGLYIMTGPERNAVVGNSFHDAPVGLNVVGTNTYVADNFVEGAEIGMRIGTTSSIYEGNVIAGNDMGVRVTATLPTNQVTGNDFVGNDEHAIAGTGSLRIWSDGNTGNYWQGGAGVADGNRSDRSYTPTNPIDSQLHVTDGTPTLVRAPALKALAGLEGSVPGMRTGSIVDQAPACEPTNPERLEGTEWDAHAWPCYETTRTTND
- a CDS encoding ABC transporter ATP-binding protein: MTDAHPTLEADGIDHDYGTVSVLEDVSATVPRGAVTALIGPNGSGKTTLIRALAGLHEPTGGTITYHGPETARRIGYLPQHPAFRPGFTCRETLRFYASLVGAGDSAAMKHLDRVGLVDAADRPVEALSGGMTRLLGIAQATIGDPPVVVLDEPGSGLDPGMSAHVFDVAADLADDGIAVLLSSHDLELVERVADQVLVLSDGQIVQRGSTTALEARYGVDSLWSVYENAIGGDLDTVRVQGGHA
- a CDS encoding ABC transporter permease, coding for MTEDGAAASRDERAPTDHQPPTAPGSMRLLETIVRRELQTLARTRTFYVLAIAFAAVVLGIAWVGESVRAGYVPTLVDLLTPLELLVPVVAVAFGYRAILGDEQRGELDVLETYPVSSREIVLGVYIGRAIGLLTVVVVPLVLAGLAVAVTESDVLTIYASHAGADSPILFARFVVLTALFALAVLGVAIAISAIVSGTRSALALAVVALVVLLVGLDLALAYGFSAGIIGDGGLVHSLALSPLSAYRGLVFESAVVVAAGTGPAVAAPVSSLVSLVVWTAGSLALATWAVNR
- the tgtA gene encoding tRNA guanosine(15) transglycosylase TgtA, which produces MRECFEVRDTDAGGRIGELTVPRADVTVETPALLPVINPNLDTIAPRRLATEFGAEILITNSYIIHETEDVRERALEDGLHELLEFPGAIMTDSGSFQLSEYGDIDVTTEEILEFQREIGSDIATPVDIPTPPDVDRERAEAELETTQERLELAETVETGDMLVSAPVQGSTYPDLREAAGRHADSTSLDVFPVGAVVPLMNDYRYDDMIDVVAAAKRGLGADAPVHLFGAGHPMMFALAAAMGCDLFDSAAYALYARDDRYLTVRGTRHLDDLDYLPCSCPVCTEHSPDDLRALPDDERESELGAHNLHVTFEEIRRIKQAIRAGNLLELVEQRARAHPTMLDGYRTLLDHAAQLERSDPVSKGSFFYTSAESARRPEVLRHHRRLERLAVPDSLLVTEGSSPRGDEYDDSWRVEPPFGPFPRSLSKSYPLTAEVPDRTDREALEAAADGVARLAAANPDADITLGHRGWPTGVLGRLPANVAVIDLSDTQT
- a CDS encoding HalOD1 output domain-containing protein, with the protein product MNNTSIGSTDNGFDESVSIAVITAVSTRRGVAPTELPPLYEWIDPDALDALFEPTRRGGPRCGELEFTYDGHDITVTHGDCLEIAIDGTLAAEPARVAADTSQPEA
- a CDS encoding SCO family protein, which encodes MHRRSILATGASVGTGLVAGCLTERIAGDETADEAVLEPPEEEHAHGDDYAYPTYGDPFPTIELQDPLAETTVDTGTIDDECLVCTAFYATCPAECIPLMNAIATVQEQSVEREIDDAVRFLAITFDPDRDTPEELRDHAAMVEADLERGNWHYLRPADAAEAESVVNDDLGILYEREGDGPMAEFAHITVTFLVNPDGYVERSYRGESPDVDRISDDLEAVVDAME
- a CDS encoding sulfite exporter TauE/SafE family protein yields the protein MTQTCHDPGLDPTAVEPVGLVVFVLIGLFGGAHCLGMCGPLVTTYADRLRDAGDGARTRRDDTVTLRAVRQHALFNLGRTISYALLGGLFGLVGSLVFVTPRAVTGVVTDIHAVAGIVVGGLIVAMGIHYLFGRGVFGGSVGTSLFDPVLGRAQRWLLKRIDAWVNDGRILGLGAAHGLFPCPILYPAFLYAFVQGSPMGGAAALAALGAGTIPALFLYGTLFQSLSVERRIALHRVLGLVFVVLGYVPLQHGLAVLGVPAPSLPIPYYQPL
- a CDS encoding nitrous oxide reductase accessory protein NosL translates to MDSTDTTGRIVTRRTVLGSVGTVCLGAVAGCLDGEEASVPDAIEIDDDQDCDNCTMRIGSHPGPAGQTHYEEPTEVFDEDLDEDRPAQFCSSLCTYAFTFDNEGEAEPTVTYLTDYSAVDYEIEDGDDAPVPTRHLEADAFGNATELTLVGDSEVEGAMGGSLIPFSDADEADDFQAEYGGELYDHDEVTQDLIMSLM
- a CDS encoding DMT family transporter, with translation MVLEVSDSLLGVLLASVAAVGFAGQFLFARLGTETGEVTDGVLVVLGCNIALLTPPVLVLYSPPYVDLFTPYSVASFGAAGLAGMFVARLLTFKSIQEIGANLTSPVIASNVFFATVFAVVFLEERLTAVHFAGIVLIVAGIAVVSWETAAATGPEQSIRETGATLVVPLVAAACIGIEPIFISMGLAAGTPTLPGIVVMAVVATVGFVGYLRWTDSLRPIPIRAASTGWFVAGGISTTVGFVAYFAALEIAPVVVVMPLLQLTPLLVVVLSVLFLPRRLERVTWPVGVAALVVVVGATLVSLSG
- a CDS encoding TRAM domain-containing protein — translated: MLGVTSLVLGLIVFVLFGSWLVRRFRGGSQSTAQRESYERHKDAQQREPPVDIGDVREVGVQEFSEHHSGEQQAVCKIEGFVVFVEDIPSDVAVGDVLEVKVLSFNRGHTSATATFVARA